In one Pseudomonas sp. R84 genomic region, the following are encoded:
- a CDS encoding sigma-70 family RNA polymerase sigma factor, translating into MRSDETLGTADLGLLYRTHHSWLHGWLIRRIGCRDNAADLAQDTFVRLLNSRQSSPLREPRAYLSSIARGLMIDQYRRRELERAYLESVALLPQHEVPSEESRLLILDALERIDRMLGLLKPRVRQAFLFARLDGLTCAQIAEKLGVSRATVERDLATALQHCYRLRYVES; encoded by the coding sequence ATGCGCAGCGACGAAACGCTAGGTACTGCAGATCTAGGGCTGCTCTATCGCACCCACCACTCGTGGTTACACGGCTGGCTGATCCGACGCATTGGATGTCGCGATAACGCAGCAGATTTGGCGCAGGACACTTTCGTACGTCTGCTCAATTCCCGTCAGTCCAGCCCCTTGCGCGAGCCGCGCGCCTATTTGAGCAGCATCGCTCGCGGACTGATGATTGATCAGTATCGTCGTCGCGAACTCGAACGTGCCTACCTGGAAAGCGTTGCATTGCTGCCTCAACACGAGGTCCCCTCGGAAGAAAGCCGGCTGCTGATTCTTGATGCGCTCGAGCGCATAGACCGCATGCTCGGTCTGCTTAAACCGAGAGTTCGCCAGGCGTTTTTATTTGCCCGACTCGACGGCCTGACGTGCGCGCAAATCGCCGAAAAGCTGGGTGTTTCCCGCGCGACGGTGGAACGCGACCTGGCCACGGCCCTGCAACATTGCTATCGCTTGCGTTATGTCGAGTCGTGA
- a CDS encoding FecR domain-containing protein, protein MSSRESQALDPAIVEQAIQWLVRLRFNPADEQTQRAFEHWLQQRQDHVLAWQRVETLGDELAGVPAQLARQTLNGSNQGMRRRESLKLLGILATVGTAAWLGRDYTPVPAMLAQQRSSTGEQRRFQLDDGSLIQLNSDSAVDSDFDAQRRLIILRRGEIIVNVGADQHSPQARPFWVQSRDGIMRAQSSRFLARERDDGTLVAAQDGSVTVFPGSSQTPASRSVQAGNQLLFTASGARMFRDNGLDLWSWADGVISARNMRLNDFIVELSRYRPGVLRCAEEVADLRVSGTFQLADNDQVLALIAQSLHLHIDYRTRYWVTVTAAT, encoded by the coding sequence ATGTCGAGTCGTGAGTCGCAGGCGCTGGATCCGGCCATTGTCGAGCAGGCGATCCAATGGCTGGTGCGCCTTCGCTTCAATCCAGCCGATGAACAAACACAGCGCGCTTTTGAGCACTGGCTGCAGCAGCGCCAAGATCATGTCTTGGCGTGGCAGCGAGTGGAAACGCTTGGGGATGAACTCGCAGGCGTGCCAGCCCAACTGGCCCGACAAACCCTCAATGGCAGCAATCAAGGAATGCGCCGGCGGGAAAGCCTGAAGCTACTGGGCATATTGGCGACTGTTGGCACGGCAGCCTGGCTCGGCCGCGACTACACACCCGTTCCCGCCATGCTTGCGCAACAACGCAGCAGCACCGGCGAGCAACGACGCTTCCAACTCGATGACGGCAGCCTTATCCAGCTCAATAGCGACAGCGCCGTCGACAGCGATTTCGACGCCCAGCGACGCCTGATCATCCTGCGACGGGGTGAAATCATCGTGAATGTCGGTGCGGATCAACACTCGCCTCAAGCGCGACCGTTCTGGGTGCAATCACGTGACGGGATCATGCGCGCGCAGAGTTCGCGCTTTCTGGCGCGCGAACGTGACGATGGCACGCTGGTCGCGGCTCAGGATGGGTCAGTTACGGTTTTCCCCGGCTCCAGTCAAACGCCTGCGAGCCGCAGCGTCCAGGCAGGCAATCAGTTGCTGTTCACAGCAAGTGGCGCGCGAATGTTCAGGGACAACGGCCTTGATCTATGGAGCTGGGCGGACGGGGTGATCAGTGCGCGCAATATGCGCCTCAATGATTTCATCGTGGAGTTGTCGCGTTATCGCCCCGGGGTATTGCGCTGCGCCGAAGAGGTTGCCGATCTTCGCGTTTCCGGCACTTTCCAGCTCGCCGACAACGATCAGGTGCTGGCATTGATCGCGCAATCACTGCACTTGCACATTGATTATCGGACCCGTTATTGGGTGACCGTGACCGCTGCCACCTGA
- a CDS encoding TonB-dependent siderophore receptor, whose product MSSSPVSQRHPLNRALQGAMLGLIVSSYALPSLAQTSGADHSNQVKQWNIAAGPLAPALDRFAREAGVSLSFDASTVANRTTAGVNGSLDTSAALSSLLQGSELQIEQQGPNAYLLVPQAKTAGPLELDATDVEDYRLAPLIINAKVRVSADDDANSVVAKELWVGGKVATSILNTPASVSVVTNKEMEQRSVSTTEEALQYTPGVITDFYGTDDRNDYFQIRGFQATTYRDGLTLSSMRGVREDPFAYERIEILRGANSTLFGPADPGGSVNFVTKQPRFEQFGQGYVTYGSFDHVETGIDVGDALNDEKTLAGRFTAKGQNSDREYDHSQDDNQLFMGGLTWAPTDYTSATMILDYLKTESSPNSGGYPLDKEYDRSKFYGEPSYNFHDVERTSLSGNVTHDFDNGFVLRSNLRYSKLTDDFGYVYLSDSAARVGTTVDRYQFGTDTEADQFNGNLMLQYDARFENIDSSSLVGVEYLDSTTKESSVYAPTTSIDIANPVFTGVSRSIAPYAVNKRDATTKAVFLQQNLSFYERFIVTGGVRNDSMDLTSKGLESTEKDTFSETSYRGALTYIVNDEVSTYVSMVESVSPPQVGVTPQTGRQYEIGVKYAPMGMDALFSAAVYDLTQENVTIAVVLPSGIIEQQTVGESRARGLDLEAKAQVTQNLSLIGGYSYMESEVQRGSLYDGSSLKGNEFATAPKHSASLWSYYDVPATDVSVGLGARYVGSYYFDAANSGKSDGTTLFDAAFNYKIAKGTDLAVNLSNLLDEQHVVGSGTANFYNPGREITAKVSYKW is encoded by the coding sequence ATGAGTTCGTCCCCGGTTTCACAGCGCCATCCATTAAATCGTGCCTTGCAAGGTGCGATGTTGGGTTTGATCGTCAGCAGCTACGCATTGCCATCGCTGGCGCAAACGTCGGGCGCTGACCACAGCAATCAAGTCAAGCAGTGGAACATCGCTGCCGGCCCACTGGCGCCAGCGCTTGATCGCTTTGCGCGTGAGGCTGGCGTCAGTCTTTCCTTCGACGCGTCGACTGTTGCGAACCGCACCACCGCTGGCGTGAATGGCTCGCTCGATACCTCGGCAGCGCTGTCATCGTTGCTGCAGGGGAGCGAATTGCAGATCGAACAGCAAGGCCCGAACGCCTACCTGTTGGTCCCTCAAGCCAAGACCGCCGGCCCGCTGGAACTCGACGCAACGGACGTCGAGGACTACCGCCTTGCACCCCTCATCATCAATGCCAAGGTCAGGGTCAGTGCCGACGACGACGCCAACTCGGTGGTCGCCAAGGAGCTCTGGGTTGGCGGCAAGGTGGCAACCAGCATTCTCAATACCCCGGCATCGGTATCGGTTGTTACCAACAAGGAAATGGAACAACGTAGCGTCAGTACCACGGAAGAGGCGCTGCAATACACGCCGGGCGTGATCACGGACTTCTATGGGACGGATGACCGCAACGACTATTTCCAGATCCGCGGCTTCCAGGCCACCACTTACCGTGACGGCTTGACCCTGAGTTCGATGCGCGGCGTACGCGAAGATCCATTCGCTTACGAGCGTATCGAAATTCTGCGTGGCGCCAACTCCACGCTGTTTGGCCCCGCGGACCCGGGCGGCTCGGTGAATTTCGTGACCAAACAGCCGCGCTTCGAGCAGTTTGGCCAAGGCTATGTGACCTACGGTTCGTTTGACCATGTCGAGACGGGCATCGATGTCGGGGATGCGCTGAACGACGAGAAAACCCTGGCTGGCCGCTTTACTGCCAAAGGCCAAAACAGCGACCGCGAATACGACCACTCTCAGGACGACAACCAGTTGTTCATGGGGGGGCTCACCTGGGCACCGACGGATTACACGTCGGCGACGATGATTCTGGACTACCTGAAAACCGAAAGTTCGCCAAACAGTGGTGGCTATCCGCTGGACAAGGAATACGACCGCAGCAAGTTTTATGGCGAGCCCAGCTACAACTTTCACGATGTCGAGCGCACCAGCCTCAGCGGCAACGTCACCCATGACTTCGACAACGGCTTCGTACTGCGCAGCAATCTGCGCTACAGCAAGTTGACCGATGATTTTGGCTACGTATATCTGAGCGACAGCGCTGCACGGGTCGGTACCACCGTTGACCGCTATCAGTTTGGAACGGACACCGAAGCCGACCAGTTCAACGGCAATCTGATGCTGCAATACGATGCCCGCTTCGAGAACATCGACAGCAGCAGCCTGGTGGGCGTGGAGTACCTCGATTCGACCACCAAGGAAAGCTCGGTCTACGCTCCGACGACCTCGATTGACATTGCCAACCCCGTGTTTACTGGCGTTTCACGCTCAATCGCGCCGTATGCCGTGAACAAGCGAGACGCGACCACCAAGGCCGTATTCCTGCAGCAAAACCTGTCGTTCTACGAGCGTTTCATCGTCACCGGCGGTGTGCGCAACGACTCGATGGACCTGACCAGCAAAGGTCTGGAGTCCACGGAGAAAGACACCTTCTCCGAAACCTCCTACCGAGGTGCGTTGACCTATATCGTCAACGATGAAGTGTCCACCTATGTGAGCATGGTCGAATCCGTCTCGCCGCCGCAGGTTGGCGTCACACCGCAGACGGGCAGGCAGTACGAGATAGGCGTGAAGTATGCGCCGATGGGGATGGACGCACTGTTCTCCGCAGCCGTTTATGACCTGACCCAGGAAAACGTCACCATCGCCGTGGTGCTGCCGAGCGGCATTATTGAGCAACAGACAGTGGGCGAGTCGCGGGCGCGTGGCCTCGACCTGGAGGCCAAGGCGCAGGTGACGCAGAACCTCAGCCTGATCGGTGGTTACTCCTATATGGAGTCCGAGGTACAGCGCGGTTCGTTGTACGACGGCAGCTCCCTGAAGGGTAATGAATTCGCCACCGCACCCAAGCACTCAGCTTCGCTTTGGAGTTATTACGACGTGCCTGCCACTGATGTCAGCGTTGGCTTGGGTGCGCGCTACGTCGGCTCTTACTACTTCGATGCCGCCAACTCCGGCAAAAGCGATGGCACCACGCTGTTCGACGCCGCGTTCAACTACAAGATCGCCAAGGGCACCGACCTTGCGGTGAACCTCAGCAACCTGCTGGATGAGCAGCACGTGGTCGGTTCCGGCACCGCCAACTTCTACAACCCGGGTCGCGAGATTACCGCCAAAGTGAGTTACAAGTGGTAA
- a CDS encoding ABC transporter ATP-binding protein — translation MLRVFEQRLDPFPPDEAPPPPVGLMRFLWACTRGARGYILALALLSAGVSIYEAWLFSFLGQVVDLLSTWQAGGGVNAQESRVLWGIGIVLFISIGLVALRTMVQHQILAINLPLRLRWDFHRLMLRQSLSFFSDEFSGRVTTKVMQTALAVREVLFTLIEIAPGIGVYFIAIIALAGGFALKLMLPFIAWLALFGLAMVYFVPRLGKVGQEQADARSSMTGRIADAYTNITTVKLFSHSKREAHFARAAMEDFKLTGFRQMRLVSQFEIVNQALVVGLIIGAGGYALWLWHLGQVGTGAVAAITAMALRINGMSHWIMWQMTSLFENIGTVQDGMATLTRGPKVQDAPNATVLVPAGGAVSFDKVNFNYNGERQVLDNLSLHIRPGEKIGLVGRSGAGKSTLINLLLRFYDVDSGEIRIDGQNIAHVTQDSLRSAIGMVTQDTSLLHRSIRDNIAYGRPDATDEDIRRAAANAQADGFISQLSDKQGHSGYDTLVGERGIKLSGGQRQRIAIARVMLKNAPILLLDEATSALDSEVEVAIQESLDEMMQGKTVIAIAHRLSTIAAMDRLIVMDEGRIIEQGTHTELLNRNGIYARLWQHQSGGFLGEDQGVAAAMDQA, via the coding sequence ATGCTGCGCGTGTTTGAACAACGGCTCGACCCATTCCCTCCCGACGAAGCACCACCTCCGCCCGTCGGCCTGATGCGGTTCCTGTGGGCCTGCACGCGCGGCGCACGCGGTTATATCCTCGCGCTGGCGCTGCTCAGTGCCGGTGTTTCAATCTACGAAGCCTGGCTGTTTTCCTTTCTCGGCCAGGTCGTCGATCTGCTCTCGACGTGGCAGGCCGGCGGCGGTGTCAACGCGCAGGAAAGTCGCGTGCTGTGGGGCATCGGCATTGTGTTGTTTATCAGCATCGGGCTGGTGGCGCTGCGCACCATGGTTCAGCACCAGATCCTGGCGATCAATTTACCGTTGCGGCTGCGCTGGGACTTCCATCGACTGATGCTGCGGCAAAGCCTTTCGTTCTTCTCCGATGAGTTCTCCGGGCGGGTCACGACCAAGGTCATGCAGACCGCGCTGGCCGTGCGCGAAGTCTTGTTCACGCTGATCGAAATCGCACCGGGCATTGGCGTTTACTTCATTGCGATCATCGCCCTGGCTGGCGGCTTCGCCCTGAAACTCATGCTGCCGTTCATTGCCTGGCTCGCATTATTCGGGCTGGCCATGGTTTATTTTGTGCCGCGCTTGGGGAAGGTCGGCCAGGAACAGGCCGATGCTCGATCATCGATGACCGGGCGCATTGCCGACGCCTACACCAACATCACCACGGTGAAACTGTTCTCGCACTCCAAGCGTGAAGCGCACTTCGCACGCGCCGCCATGGAGGATTTCAAGCTCACTGGTTTTCGCCAGATGCGTCTGGTCAGCCAGTTCGAAATCGTCAACCAGGCACTGGTGGTCGGGCTGATTATCGGTGCCGGCGGCTATGCCCTGTGGCTGTGGCATCTTGGCCAGGTCGGCACCGGCGCGGTGGCGGCGATTACCGCCATGGCGTTGCGCATCAACGGCATGTCGCACTGGATCATGTGGCAGATGACGTCGCTGTTCGAAAACATCGGCACCGTGCAGGACGGCATGGCCACCCTCACCCGTGGTCCCAAAGTGCAGGACGCGCCGAACGCCACTGTGTTGGTGCCGGCTGGCGGCGCGGTGTCTTTTGACAAGGTGAATTTCAACTACAACGGCGAACGCCAGGTCCTCGACAACTTGAGCCTGCACATTCGCCCCGGCGAAAAGATCGGTCTGGTCGGCCGTTCCGGCGCGGGCAAATCGACTTTGATCAATCTGCTACTGCGCTTTTACGATGTCGACAGCGGTGAGATCCGTATCGACGGGCAAAACATCGCGCACGTGACGCAAGACAGTCTGCGCAGCGCGATCGGCATGGTCACCCAGGACACGTCGCTGCTGCACCGCTCGATACGCGACAACATCGCCTACGGCCGCCCGGACGCCACCGACGAAGACATCCGCCGCGCCGCCGCCAATGCACAAGCCGACGGTTTCATCAGCCAACTCAGCGACAAGCAAGGCCACAGCGGCTACGACACCCTGGTCGGTGAGCGCGGCATCAAGCTCTCCGGCGGCCAGCGCCAACGCATCGCCATTGCCCGGGTGATGTTGAAGAACGCGCCAATCCTGCTGCTCGACGAAGCCACCAGTGCGCTGGACTCGGAAGTCGAAGTGGCCATTCAGGAAAGTCTCGATGAAATGATGCAGGGCAAAACCGTGATCGCCATCGCCCATCGGCTGTCGACGATTGCGGCGATGGATCGACTGATTGTCATGGACGAGGGACGGATTATCGAACAGGGGACGCACACTGAATTGCTCAACAGAAACGGCATTTATGCACGGCTCTGGCAGCATCAGAGTGGTGGGTTTCTGGGTGAGGATCAGGGCGTGGCGGCGGCGATGGATCAGGCTTGA
- a CDS encoding alpha/beta hydrolase, producing MTDANWGSEAPWPQGERELAQVRAFNRKLAWLPRFKIRNRLTPRLIQALLRVSQIGGSGVLRKFGLTAERQLIGKVPVRIIRPKGPAKGVVLDFHGGGWVIGNAQMDDNFNAAIVNTCEVTVVSVDYRLAVSTPIEGLLQDCLNATRGVLSDAEFAGLPVVVVGESAGGHLAAATLLALKQWPDLLQRIRGALLYYGVYDLTGTPSVRNAPADTLVLDGPGMVEALRLLTPELTDEQRRQPPLSPLYGDFSGFPRALLFAGELDPLRDDTLDIARRWAQSAPVEMYLLPSSPHGFIHFPTAIAQGVLAYSRKWISARVEAVKVPDELA from the coding sequence ATGACCGATGCCAATTGGGGTAGTGAAGCGCCGTGGCCGCAGGGCGAGCGTGAATTGGCGCAGGTGCGCGCCTTCAACCGCAAACTCGCCTGGCTGCCGCGTTTCAAGATCCGCAACCGCCTGACGCCACGCTTGATTCAAGCGCTGTTGCGTGTCAGCCAGATCGGCGGCTCCGGCGTGTTGCGCAAATTTGGCCTGACTGCTGAGCGCCAACTGATCGGTAAAGTGCCCGTGCGGATCATCCGCCCCAAGGGCCCGGCGAAAGGCGTGGTGCTGGATTTTCACGGCGGCGGCTGGGTGATCGGCAATGCGCAGATGGACGATAACTTCAACGCGGCCATCGTCAATACCTGCGAAGTGACGGTGGTTTCGGTCGACTATCGATTAGCGGTTTCAACGCCAATTGAAGGTCTGCTGCAAGACTGCCTCAACGCTACGCGCGGAGTATTGAGTGATGCCGAATTTGCCGGTCTGCCTGTTGTAGTGGTCGGTGAATCGGCGGGCGGTCATCTGGCGGCTGCGACCTTGCTGGCGCTGAAACAATGGCCCGATTTACTGCAACGCATCCGCGGCGCACTGCTGTATTACGGTGTCTACGACCTCACCGGAACGCCAAGCGTACGCAACGCGCCGGCGGACACCCTGGTGCTGGACGGCCCCGGCATGGTCGAGGCGCTACGTCTGCTCACACCCGAGTTGACTGACGAGCAGCGCCGTCAGCCACCACTCTCTCCGCTGTACGGCGACTTCAGCGGCTTCCCACGGGCGCTGCTGTTTGCCGGCGAACTCGATCCACTGCGCGACGACACCCTCGACATCGCCAGGCGCTGGGCGCAATCGGCGCCGGTCGAGATGTACCTGCTGCCCTCCTCGCCCCACGGTTTTATCCACTTTCCCACGGCCATCGCTCAAGGCGTACTGGCCTACAGTCGGAAGTGGATTTCGGCGCGTGTCGAGGCCGTTAAGGTGCCTGACGAACTGGCGTAA
- a CDS encoding TspO/MBR family protein, with translation MTFFIFLLACAAAATTGVMFKPGPWYEGLNKPGFTPPNWAFPVAWTIIYLLLAWAGYRLSLIPGSQTVLALWAAQIALNTLWTPVFFGAHQVLAAMVILTVLWLVVAAMVVLAIQLDLITGLILFPYLAWLCVAAALNFSILIKNR, from the coding sequence ATGACCTTCTTCATTTTTCTTCTGGCCTGCGCAGCAGCGGCAACCACTGGTGTCATGTTCAAGCCGGGGCCGTGGTACGAAGGGCTGAACAAACCCGGGTTCACCCCGCCTAACTGGGCGTTCCCGGTGGCCTGGACGATTATCTATCTACTGCTGGCGTGGGCCGGTTATCGCTTGAGCCTGATCCCCGGCAGCCAGACTGTGCTGGCGTTATGGGCAGCGCAGATTGCGTTGAACACACTGTGGACGCCGGTGTTCTTCGGCGCGCATCAGGTGCTGGCGGCGATGGTGATTCTCACCGTGTTGTGGCTGGTGGTCGCGGCGATGGTGGTGCTGGCGATACAACTGGATTTGATCACTGGCTTGATCCTGTTTCCCTATCTGGCGTGGCTGTGCGTTGCCGCTGCGTTGAATTTTTCCATTCTGATCAAGAACCGCTGA
- a CDS encoding GNAT family N-acetyltransferase yields the protein MDFQIRTATRDDAAVISELIVRTLHESNGRNYSAQIIDQVQRNFSPQAILALMVSRQVYVATFNQRVVATASLDQDVVRSVFVEPAWQGKGLGKRLMEKLESVAVSQGFTKLHVPSSITAEGFYRSLGFDRIRDEYHGAERTIIMQKRL from the coding sequence ATGGACTTTCAGATTAGAACGGCAACCCGCGACGATGCGGCGGTGATCAGTGAACTCATCGTGAGGACTTTGCATGAGTCCAATGGACGCAACTATTCAGCGCAAATCATCGACCAAGTGCAGCGCAACTTTTCACCGCAGGCGATTCTGGCATTGATGGTCAGCCGTCAGGTTTATGTGGCGACCTTCAATCAGCGCGTCGTGGCAACCGCCAGTCTTGATCAGGACGTTGTGCGCAGCGTGTTTGTCGAGCCTGCGTGGCAGGGCAAAGGGCTGGGCAAGCGGCTGATGGAAAAGCTTGAGTCGGTCGCTGTCAGCCAGGGTTTCACCAAGCTGCATGTGCCCTCTTCGATCACGGCTGAAGGTTTTTACCGATCGCTTGGGTTCGACAGGATTCGGGATGAATATCACGGAGCCGAACGCACGATCATCATGCAAAAGAGGTTGTGA
- a CDS encoding tyrosine-protein phosphatase, with translation MFQRLLCSLSVLSLSIAAAHAAESVTLDTPRLQGMDNFRDVAGTTIAYSTAHDGTMRAGVFYRANAITPTASDLSTLNSLGIKAVYDLRTPSEIAATPDTMISGATWQNIDIIGSTTSGSNISNISFKSAADAIAMMEQTNRAFVSDAGMRGQFNKLFNELASTDGAQLFHCTAGKDRTGWTAAVLQSIAGVGNATIMANYLATNDYTAARVAATLKAMPPSMATVYEPLLGVQASYLQAGFDEVAAQYGSMDNYLKQGLGLSQETIYVLRGKLVEYNSLPGQAGLIGNAATGAELLRELQNTNLSGTYSAYNYYLQSAIDAGTLGGVETQVGGQVHADAASYLLRQNAMIEQAAAPFASGTDLKVGQYRLWTTALASYLGTDGSAHAESSNEHSQGLMVGITQRFSEQLSARGGFGYSKGTVGGAGGEADTDFTFLNVGARYGFTSLEQGLFVDANASAGYIDYDSKRDLGGGLGTAKGNSHGNLTGATVALGYRAPVNGMTFEPSLGLRVSHLDLSGFKEKGSELALDVDDNSATRRSAVANLNVAFAPVAMGAWQLVPGVQVGYERTLGDNQVDSQSHLLGLDIEQRAAFDNRDQFSGGVNLMASLGALSLGAEIGANGGGDSHGFNGGLKASYAF, from the coding sequence GTGTTTCAACGTCTGCTGTGTTCGCTGTCCGTACTGAGCCTGTCCATCGCCGCCGCCCATGCTGCCGAGTCTGTAACGCTCGACACGCCGCGCCTGCAGGGCATGGACAATTTCCGCGATGTCGCCGGCACCACCATCGCGTATTCCACCGCCCACGACGGTACCATGCGCGCTGGCGTGTTCTACCGCGCCAACGCGATAACCCCGACGGCGTCTGACCTGTCGACCCTCAACAGCCTTGGCATCAAAGCCGTCTACGACCTGCGCACCCCCAGCGAAATTGCCGCCACCCCTGACACAATGATCAGCGGCGCGACCTGGCAGAACATCGACATCATCGGCAGCACCACCTCTGGCTCGAACATCAGCAACATCTCCTTCAAAAGCGCCGCCGACGCCATCGCCATGATGGAGCAGACCAATCGCGCGTTCGTCAGCGATGCTGGCATGCGCGGCCAGTTCAACAAACTGTTCAACGAACTGGCCAGCACCGACGGCGCACAACTGTTCCATTGCACCGCCGGCAAGGACCGCACCGGCTGGACCGCCGCTGTGTTGCAGAGCATCGCCGGTGTCGGCAATGCGACCATCATGGCCAATTATCTGGCGACCAACGACTACACCGCCGCCCGCGTCGCCGCCACGTTGAAAGCCATGCCGCCAAGCATGGCCACCGTCTACGAGCCACTGCTCGGTGTCCAGGCCAGCTACCTGCAAGCCGGCTTCGACGAGGTCGCTGCGCAATACGGCAGCATGGACAACTACCTCAAACAAGGTCTCGGCCTGTCGCAGGAAACCATCTACGTCCTGCGCGGCAAACTGGTCGAATACAACAGCCTGCCGGGTCAGGCCGGGCTGATCGGCAACGCCGCCACCGGCGCCGAATTGCTCCGCGAATTGCAGAACACCAACCTGTCCGGCACCTACAGCGCCTACAACTACTACCTGCAATCGGCCATCGATGCCGGCACCCTCGGCGGTGTTGAAACGCAGGTCGGCGGCCAAGTCCACGCCGACGCCGCCAGCTACCTACTGCGCCAAAACGCAATGATCGAACAAGCCGCCGCGCCATTCGCCAGCGGCACTGACCTCAAGGTCGGCCAATATCGCCTCTGGACCACCGCGCTCGCCAGCTACCTCGGCACCGACGGCTCGGCCCACGCCGAGAGCAGCAATGAGCACAGCCAAGGCCTGATGGTCGGCATCACCCAGCGCTTCAGCGAACAACTCAGCGCACGCGGTGGCTTCGGCTACAGCAAAGGCACTGTTGGCGGCGCGGGTGGTGAAGCCGACACCGACTTCACCTTCCTCAACGTCGGCGCCCGCTACGGCTTCACCAGCCTCGAACAAGGCCTGTTCGTCGACGCCAACGCCAGCGCCGGCTACATCGACTACGACAGCAAACGCGACCTCGGCGGCGGCCTCGGCACCGCGAAAGGCAACAGCCACGGCAACCTCACCGGCGCCACTGTCGCCCTCGGCTACCGCGCCCCGGTCAACGGCATGACTTTCGAACCAAGCCTTGGTTTGCGCGTCAGCCACCTCGACCTCAGCGGCTTCAAAGAGAAGGGCAGCGAACTGGCACTCGACGTCGACGACAACAGCGCCACCCGCCGCAGCGCCGTCGCCAACCTCAACGTTGCCTTCGCCCCGGTGGCGATGGGCGCATGGCAACTGGTGCCGGGCGTACAAGTCGGTTACGAACGCACACTGGGCGACAACCAGGTCGACAGCCAAAGCCACCTGCTCGGCCTCGACATCGAACAACGCGCCGCCTTCGACAACCGCGACCAATTTAGCGGCGGCGTCAACCTCATGGCCAGCCTCGGCGCCCTGAGCCTGGGCGCAGAAATCGGCGCCAATGGCGGCGGCGACAGCCACGGCTTCAACGGCGGCCTCAAGGCCAGCTACGCCTTCTAA
- a CDS encoding AraC family transcriptional regulator, with product MFPTPVRQQIILRSDNLRSDDFGALFSRLFGNRYADNPPLPSNIIIGGVYGRHDGVSFRRMHYHGDFTVAFPDPQDEITFVIPTAGKIVFNHATESIGMSHVGLAIDKADIRSMHFLDDHAHHGMSINRLQLTERLSALLDKPILQKIVFEPSVDLNSAAFQGIKALIDLATGTEFDLLINSGTLMPSRLREMLIDAVLEAWPHNFSEALRRPTAMVAPRHVKLAVEFIQAHPEQLVSGVDLARLSHVSQRALQEGFRRFVGMSIVAYQRQVRLERAYEVLKQRGLGSVTEVALRLGFSNVGRFCRYFQGAYGVSPADLRGRG from the coding sequence GTGTTTCCGACTCCCGTTCGCCAGCAAATCATCCTGCGCTCCGACAATCTCCGTTCGGACGACTTCGGTGCACTGTTTTCCAGATTGTTTGGCAATCGTTATGCCGACAATCCGCCGCTGCCGTCGAACATCATCATTGGCGGGGTCTACGGTCGGCACGATGGCGTGAGTTTTCGGCGGATGCATTATCACGGTGATTTCACCGTCGCTTTCCCCGATCCACAGGATGAGATCACGTTCGTCATTCCCACTGCTGGCAAGATTGTTTTCAACCATGCCACCGAGTCTATCGGTATGTCGCACGTGGGGCTGGCGATCGATAAGGCGGATATCCGTTCGATGCACTTTCTGGATGATCACGCGCATCACGGGATGTCGATCAATCGTCTTCAGCTCACCGAGCGGTTATCGGCGCTGTTGGATAAACCGATTCTGCAGAAGATCGTTTTTGAGCCGAGCGTGGATCTGAATTCGGCAGCGTTTCAGGGGATCAAGGCGTTGATCGATCTGGCCACGGGGACGGAGTTTGATTTGTTGATCAACAGCGGGACGTTGATGCCGTCGCGGTTGCGCGAGATGTTGATTGATGCGGTGCTGGAGGCGTGGCCGCATAACTTTTCCGAGGCGTTGCGGCGGCCGACGGCGATGGTTGCGCCACGGCATGTGAAGTTGGCGGTGGAGTTTATTCAGGCGCATCCGGAGCAGTTGGTCAGTGGTGTGGATCTGGCGCGGTTGAGCCATGTCAGTCAGCGCGCGTTGCAGGAGGGGTTTCGGCGGTTTGTCGGGATGTCGATTGTGGCGTATCAGCGGCAGGTGCGGCTGGAGCGGGCTTATGAGGTGTTGAAGCAGCGGGGTTTGGGGTCGGTGACGGAGGTGGCGTTGCGGTTGGGATTCAGCAATGTGGGGCGCTTTTGTCGGTATTTTCAGGGGGCTTATGGGGTGAGTCCGGCGGATTTGCGGGGGCGCGGTTGA